A window of Bacteroidota bacterium genomic DNA:
GATATCACACCACGGTTCCCTGAGTTGTTCGTACTTCCTGATGAAGAAGAAAAGAAGTAGTTGTTTTTGACATTTATACAGAATAAAAAGAGGGCGTCCTTTGTGGGACGCCCTCTTTTTATTGATTGCATAAGATACTAATAGCCGAAAATATCTTTCAGGCTGAGGTAGGTAATTTTTCCGTATTTTTCTAAGGTTTTGGTATCAATCTGGTCTTTCTTTCCAAGTACAAGAATCGTGTATTTTTTGTCCTTCATGTACTTCTGCTGGAATGTCTGCAAATCACCAAATGTGAAGTTAGGAACCTGGGTGAATACGTCTTTGCGCATATCATGGTCAATGCCCATTCTCTGTGATGTAAGGTAATTGAAAATGATATCCGATTTGGTGATCCGGTCAGTGCGAATCTGGCTGATAACGGCTTCTTTGGCAGCGTCAAAACTCTTCTGCGACTCAGGCATATTGTTGATGAGGTCGGTCATGCCTTTCATTGCTTCGGGAAGTTTATCATTCTGGGTGCCGATAAATGAGAAAATATAGTGAGAGCGGTCGGCACGTGAGGGTGAACGATAGCTTGCAAAAGCTGTGTATGCCAATGCACGGGCTTCGCGCAGTTCCTGAAAAACAATCGATGACATTCCTGAACCAAAATATTCATTGAATACGCGGCGAATGGCAACATTATTTTTATTGAACAGCTCTGATTTGCTCATCATGATAATTTCAACCTGTTTCATTTCATAATCCACCACATACACTTTATTTTCATTGTTCTCGAGTTCGGTGAACTTTGTTTCAGCTGGAACCGGGCTGAGTTTGGCAGGTGTGGTATGGTATTTATCGATAATTGCAATTGCTTTATCTTTATTTTCCGGACCATAATACAATACCTGATGCGAGAATGAGGTAAGTCCTTTTATGAGTTTGATAAGTTCATCCGGTTTAACCGATTTCAGCTCATCTTCGGAAAGAATATTTGTATAAGGAGACTTCGAACCGTAAACGCCATAGTTATACATTGCGTTCCACAGGATTTCATCTTTTGAAAGTTTATTGTCGTCGCGCTGTTTCAGGATGTTGCCCACAAGGTTTTCCAGCGCTTCTTTATCAGCTTTGGGGTCGGCAAGCAGGTTTTCGAATAGCTGCAATCCTTTTTCCATGTTCTCGCTCAGCCCGCTCAGGCTCACCCATGTCTGGTCATTTGAACAATAAACGCTGAAACTGCATCCGGCTTTATAAAACTCTTCTTTTATCTGTGCCGCGGTAAGTTTTGACGTTCCAAGAAAATCAAGGTAATTTACGGCAAGTTCAAGTTTGCGGTCGTTGTCTTTGCCCATATTGAAATAATAGTACAGGGTAAAGCGACCATTTTCGGTGTTCAGGCTGTAAAGCATCGGAATTCCTTTGCCGGTAGCGTATTTAAGAACGTCTTTATTGTAATCAAGGAAAGCCGGTTCAATCTGCATGGGTTTGGATGCCATTATGTTTTTTACAAAATCGCTTTGTGCATCGCGGTTAACATCAACAGGAGTGATCACTGGTTTGTTAACTTTATCAACTTGCTTGGCAATACCTGTGCGTTTGTAAACAACAACATAGTTTTCCTTATAATTTTTATTGGCAAAATCGATGATGTCCTGTTTGGTGAATTTCGCCAGATTGTTGATATGATTTACCTGATCTTTCCAGGGGATACCTTTGATAAACGCATCGACCATAGTAAATGTACGGCTTGAATTGCTTTCTTCTGACTGAATCAACTGCAGTTTTAAATCGTTGATAATGGCAGGAAGCAGCCAATCGGCAAATTCACCTTTTTTTACTTTTTCTATCTCGGCAAGAAGCAGGTCTTTCACCTGTTCAAGGGTTTGACCTTCTTTGGGGTTGCCATAAAAAATGTGTGCCGAATAGTCCTCCATCACTGATGAAAATGAACCGGCTGCAAGTACTTTTTGTGCCTGATTCAGGTCAAGGTCGATGAGTCCGGCGGTTGAATTGGTAAGTACCATATCCGTCAGCGACATCAGGTCGGCATCGCGGGTGTTGGCTCCGCCAAAGCGGAAGGCCACCATCACTGATTCTGCATCGGGGCCAACGACTTCTTTAACAATGGGGCTGGTGATAGGGTCTTCCTTAGGCGCTGTGTAAGGAACAACGCTTTTGGCAGCCATAGAACCAAATGTTTTATCAATAAGAGCAATCATTACATCGGGATCAAAATCGCCCGACATACAAATGGCTATGTTTGAAGGAACATAGCGTGCCGCGAAATATTTTTTAATAGCCCTGATTGACGGGTTTTTCAAGTGGTCAATAGTGCCGATAACGGTATGTGTTCCATACTGGTGGTGTTTCCACAGGCCTGAATACAAGGCTTCCCAAACTTTATCCTCATCACGGTCAAGGCTCATGTTTTTTTCTTCATACACGGTTTCAAGTTCGGTGTGGAACAGGCGGAATACAGGATTGCTGAAGCGGTCGAACTCAATATCGAGCCAATTCTTTGCCTGATTAGTAGGAATATCATTGACATAAACAGTTTCCTCTTCACTGGTAAAGGCGTTTGTTCCTTTGGCACCGATGAAAGCCATCATTTTGTCGTATTCATTCGCAATGGCAATTTTGGATGCAAGGCCTGAAACGCTGTCGATGATGTGGTAAACGGCTTTACGTTTAATCGTATCCTTAATTCCACGATATACTTCAAACAGACTGTCAATCTTCAATAGGTAAACGTTTTCTTTTGCGAAGTCGGTTGTGCCGAAATGCTCGGTGCCCTTAAACATCAGGTGCTCGAGATAATGCGAGAGACCTGTGTTATCATCGGGATCGTTTTTGCCGCCTGTATGAACGGCAATGGCAGTTTGAATGCGGGGTTCGTCCTTGTACACGGTTAAATATACTTTCATACCGTTGTCAAGGGTGTAAATCCGTGCCTTTAAAGGATCGCCGTCAACCGACTCATATTTATATTCTTTTTGCCCGAAAGATAAGGACGAGAGCAGCAGAAGCACTGCCGTCAGTGTAAAGAAACTCAGAAATTTTTTCATAAAAAAGGAATTAAGTTGGATGGAATGACGAAAATTTTCTATAACAAATGTATATTTTCTTTTGAAAGTGATGCCCGTTAATTGAAATATTATTGTTGAAAAGTAGTAAGCTGTAGATTATAATCCAAAAAAAAAGCGGCTGTCTCCAGCCGCCTTTTTTCTTAGTATCCGAAAATACTTTTTAATTTTAATTTTTTAACCTTCCCGTATTTTTTCAGCACCTTGAAATCAAGCAACTTTTCGTTGCCGAGAACGAGCGTTGTTTGTGCTTTTCCTTTTACGTAGGCAGCTTGAAATGCTTTAATATCATCAAAAGTGAGTTTAGGCAGCACGTTAAAAATGTCTTTACGGATATCATAATCGAGACCGATTTTTTTAGCTTTTTCATAACTGAATAAAATGTCTGATTTAGTGATGCGCTCGGTGCGCATGCTCTGTATCAGCGAGCTTTTTGCCAAATCAAACGATTTTTCTGCAAGCGGCATATTATTCAGTAATTCATAGAAAGCGCTCAATCCTTCCTCTATTTTGTCGTTTTGTGTCATGATAAAGGAAATGTTGTAGTAATGGTTGTCTTTTTTACCGAACAGGTTTTGGTAGAACGACATTGCTGCATAGCATAAAGCCCTTGATTCGCGAAGCTCCTGAAAAACGATGGAATTCATCGATCCGCCAAAGTATTCATTATACAGTTTAATAACGGGTTCTGTTGATGGATTGAATGTTTCGCCACGCGAAAGCATGAGTATCTGCGCCTGTTTCATGTCAAAATTCACTTGATACACGAGGTTTTTATCGGTGGCAAGTTCAGGGAAAACCAAGGGTGTCGGAACCGGTTTTACCGAAGCCGGCGTGTTATGGTGTTTTTCAAGCAGGCTCTTTACTTCTTCCGCGTTCTGGCTTCCATAGAACAATATGTGATGGTCATAAGAATTCAGTGATTTGATAAGTGCCGTAAGTTCATCGGCAGTAAGCGCGGTAAGTTCTTTTTCAGAAAGAATGTTTGTTGCCGGAGATTTTGGTCCGAATATCCCGTACATCACCATAGCACCAAATATTTCCTGAGGATTGAGTTTCGCATCCTTGCGTTTTTTCAATTCATCATTAACCAGATTTTTCAGTGCTTCTGGGTCGGGTTTTGCGTCTGATAAAAGTTTCTCAAAAAGCGATAATCCTTTTTCAAAATTTTCGCTTAACCCGCTTAATGAAACATATACCTGATCAAATGAATTAAATACATCAAAAGAACAGCCTATCTTGAAAAACTCCTGTTTAATCTGTGCATTGGTGAGATCGGCGGTTCCCAGATACTTCAGGTAATCGAATGCCAGTCCGAGTTTGCGGTCGTTGTTGGTACCCATCTCGAAAATGTAATACATGTTGAACGTTTTGTTCTCGGTATTATTCAGGTAATAGCATCGAATGTTGTTCTTCAGGCTGAATTGTGTGATGTCTGCTTTATAATCGGGGAATACCGGAGCGATATCCTCAACTTTTTTTGCTTCAATCATTTTCAGGAAGTCGGATTTATCTTCGCGGTTGATGTTTATCTTGGTGATTTTCGGTTTTTTGATTTTATCAATATTTTCGCTTTTGCCCGTCTTTTTATATATCACAAGATAATTGTCGCTGAAGTTTTTATTGGCAAAATCCACAACGTCCTGCTTGGTAATTTTGCTCAGACGGTCGAAACGATTCACATAATCATTCCATGTAATGCCCAACACAAAGGAATTTACAAAAGCACTTGCGCGGGATTCATTTTTTTCATAATCCTTCGTTTGCTTTAACTTAAGGTCGGTGATGATGGCAGGTATTAACCAATCTTCAAATTCACCTTTTTTTATTTTAGCAACTTCAGCAAGCAGCAGGTCTTTCACCTGGTCCATGGTTTGACCTTCTTTAGGTTTTCCCGTGAGCATTTCAATGGAGTAATCTTTCATTACTTCTTTACCCGACGATGCACTGAGTACTTTTTGTTTCTGCACTAAATCAAGATCTATCAGACCGGCTGTGCTATTCGAAAGAATCATGTCAACAATATCCAGCATTTCTGCATCGCGGCTGTTCGCGCCATCCAGACGGTAGGCAATGGTAAGATTCTCTGCATCCGGACCCATAACATCAATAGTGACAGGTGCTGTGATGGGATCTTCTTTCTGAAATTCAAATGGCGGAACCGGTTTACTTTTCATGCCACCCCACAGTTTATCAATCAGAACGATGGTTTTATCGGGATCAAAATCGCCCGAAAGACAAATAGCCATATTATTAGGAACATAATACATTGCATAAAACTCCCGGATACGCTTCATCGACGGGCTTTTCAGATGCTCGGTTGAGCCGATGAGGGTTTGGGTCCCATAGGTGTGTTTCTTGAAAAGTCCTGATAACATTGCAAAGTATACCTTCATGTTGTCATTTGCGAGGGTCATGTTTTTTTCTTCGTAAATTGTTTCCAGTTCGGTATGGAACAAACGAAGAACATTATTCTGAAAACGCTCTGCTTCTATAGTAAGCCAGTTTTCAAGCTGGTTCGA
This region includes:
- a CDS encoding insulinase family protein, which encodes MKKFLSFFTLTAVLLLLSSLSFGQKEYKYESVDGDPLKARIYTLDNGMKVYLTVYKDEPRIQTAIAVHTGGKNDPDDNTGLSHYLEHLMFKGTEHFGTTDFAKENVYLLKIDSLFEVYRGIKDTIKRKAVYHIIDSVSGLASKIAIANEYDKMMAFIGAKGTNAFTSEEETVYVNDIPTNQAKNWLDIEFDRFSNPVFRLFHTELETVYEEKNMSLDRDEDKVWEALYSGLWKHHQYGTHTVIGTIDHLKNPSIRAIKKYFAARYVPSNIAICMSGDFDPDVMIALIDKTFGSMAAKSVVPYTAPKEDPITSPIVKEVVGPDAESVMVAFRFGGANTRDADLMSLTDMVLTNSTAGLIDLDLNQAQKVLAAGSFSSVMEDYSAHIFYGNPKEGQTLEQVKDLLLAEIEKVKKGEFADWLLPAIINDLKLQLIQSEESNSSRTFTMVDAFIKGIPWKDQVNHINNLAKFTKQDIIDFANKNYKENYVVVYKRTGIAKQVDKVNKPVITPVDVNRDAQSDFVKNIMASKPMQIEPAFLDYNKDVLKYATGKGIPMLYSLNTENGRFTLYYYFNMGKDNDRKLELAVNYLDFLGTSKLTAAQIKEEFYKAGCSFSVYCSNDQTWVSLSGLSENMEKGLQLFENLLADPKADKEALENLVGNILKQRDDNKLSKDEILWNAMYNYGVYGSKSPYTNILSEDELKSVKPDELIKLIKGLTSFSHQVLYYGPENKDKAIAIIDKYHTTPAKLSPVPAETKFTELENNENKVYVVDYEMKQVEIIMMSKSELFNKNNVAIRRVFNEYFGSGMSSIVFQELREARALAYTAFASYRSPSRADRSHYIFSFIGTQNDKLPEAMKGMTDLINNMPESQKSFDAAKEAVISQIRTDRITKSDIIFNYLTSQRMGIDHDMRKDVFTQVPNFTFGDLQTFQQKYMKDKKYTILVLGKKDQIDTKTLEKYGKITYLSLKDIFGY
- a CDS encoding insulinase family protein, whose protein sequence is MLKRMNFRNIILFVFAVLLQMPLVAQEYKYVTVPNDPLNARIYTLSNGLTVYMTVYKDAPRIQTYIATRAGSKNDPADATGLAHYFEHMMFKGTSKIGTTDFSKEGPLIARIDSLFEVYRTIDPANTDSRNATYKLIDSISTEASKYAIPNEYDKLLALIGATGTNAYTSLEQTVFVNEIPSNQLENWLTIEAERFQNNVLRLFHTELETIYEEKNMTLANDNMKVYFAMLSGLFKKHTYGTQTLIGSTEHLKSPSMKRIREFYAMYYVPNNMAICLSGDFDPDKTIVLIDKLWGGMKSKPVPPFEFQKEDPITAPVTIDVMGPDAENLTIAYRLDGANSRDAEMLDIVDMILSNSTAGLIDLDLVQKQKVLSASSGKEVMKDYSIEMLTGKPKEGQTMDQVKDLLLAEVAKIKKGEFEDWLIPAIITDLKLKQTKDYEKNESRASAFVNSFVLGITWNDYVNRFDRLSKITKQDVVDFANKNFSDNYLVIYKKTGKSENIDKIKKPKITKININREDKSDFLKMIEAKKVEDIAPVFPDYKADITQFSLKNNIRCYYLNNTENKTFNMYYIFEMGTNNDRKLGLAFDYLKYLGTADLTNAQIKQEFFKIGCSFDVFNSFDQVYVSLSGLSENFEKGLSLFEKLLSDAKPDPEALKNLVNDELKKRKDAKLNPQEIFGAMVMYGIFGPKSPATNILSEKELTALTADELTALIKSLNSYDHHILFYGSQNAEEVKSLLEKHHNTPASVKPVPTPLVFPELATDKNLVYQVNFDMKQAQILMLSRGETFNPSTEPVIKLYNEYFGGSMNSIVFQELRESRALCYAAMSFYQNLFGKKDNHYYNISFIMTQNDKIEEGLSAFYELLNNMPLAEKSFDLAKSSLIQSMRTERITKSDILFSYEKAKKIGLDYDIRKDIFNVLPKLTFDDIKAFQAAYVKGKAQTTLVLGNEKLLDFKVLKKYGKVKKLKLKSIFGY